The DNA region GCCGAAAGCCCCACGGGGAGCGGCTCTTTCGATGTCAGTCATGCTGCTCCTTGCAGCCAACGCCATGGCGAAGGACAAGACCGAGAGGACAAGCCGGCTGATGCCGACACGGGCGAGAGCACCAACCTGCATACCTTGCCGACCAACGCCATCCGTTCAGCCCAAGGTATGCTTTAGGAACAACTCCGGGCTGACCGCTTTTGAAACTGGAGCTTATTCGGAGGAACGTTTGATGAGAGCAGCGAAAGTCATTTTGGCGGCAGCCTTTGTCTTTGGATCGATTGCGGCCGCATCCGCGCAGGGCGGAGGTGGTGGTGCAGGCGGTGGAGGCGGCAATTCCCCCGCAGCGAAGAGCGGCCAAGGCGCTACCAGCAGTCCAGAATCCGTTAATCCCGCTGCGACCCTGAACGACACCAAGGAGCGGGGCGGATCCGGCAAGATGACCTCAAGCCGATCCCACAAGCACCGCAAGCACCATAGGACGGTGTGAAATGACGCCGAGCCCGCCGCTCGGCTTCCATTTTCGGAACGCCGCGGTGCTCATGACTTGCTCGGTGTGCTCGGCTTAACGGTTTTGCTTGCCAGTGTAGCTGGACTTGTCGCCGCGCGTCATCGTGGTCGCACGATCCGGTTGGAATGAGGTTCCGGAAATAGCGGATGTGAATCGGGAACGAAAAAAAGCCGCCTTGGTTGGCGGCTTCTTTCTTTTGCAGGAAATATATCACCGGAGCAGTCGTGCGCGATCGTCACTCGACTTCCTGTACGACGGTCCGGGTCTGGGGATCGACGAGCATCACGCGCTCGCCAGAATAGATATAGCGATACCGAGTGAGCGAAGGTCCCCAATCGGCCGGCACTGCTTCGAGCTCGACTTCGCGCGGCACAACCGACGACGATCCTCTCCCGCGTTTCCACCGGACGAATCTTGTGCTCGGCCACGTAATTGTGGATGCGCGTGCGGTACTGCGGTTCGATCTGCACAGTGGCTGCGTGTCCGGCACCGGTCGTGCCGACAACCGTCTGAGCGAGGGCACCTGTTGACGCCAATATGGTAGCGATGGAAACCAGGAACAACTTTCTCATGTTGTCCTCCTCTCCGCTGTATGCGGAGTTTCAAGAACAATGAGAGCAAATTGGATTGTTCCTCATCAGAATCCAGATCACGACTCACCTCTTGTTCGCGCCGTTGAACCTATGGCGTTGGACGTGACTTTGCTATCGAGTGGAGCGACCGCCATGAATGCATCGAGCGTTGGGTGGCGCGCCAGCTGTCCAGTTGGCCCGCGTCAAAGTGCGCAATCGCAACCTTGTCCGTCTCTACGCCGGAGGCCCCGAGGATGACTTGTAGTAATGCGGAATTCGCCGGGGTGCGCCCCTATTGCTCAGAATGCCACGGTACGAAGACGATAACGTCCGGGCGCTGGCCCTGGTTCACATCAACTGGCGCGGCAAGCTAGACGTGGGTCGAGGCGGGCTGGCCGGAGCGCCGGGACAGACCCATGCGATGAGCCGCCGGGGTTGGACGCCGCGCGACCAAACCACTGATCGCATTCGGGCGTGGAAAGGGGCGGAGATTTGCAGGCAGACTCGTCCCGAGATGCTGAGCGCAACGCTCCTCCCAAGCACATGGACAAGATTCCAGCGATAGCCACCCGGAGGGCGCGGCCAATTCTAACTGCCAATGCAGAGCCGGGTTACAATCATAACTCCAACTTTTGCTGGGGGCGCTTTTCTGCCTTTATCAGCTTTTGATAGCAACTTTTGTAGTCTTCCGACATCCTCCTCGCCGAGAAGCACTCCTCGAACCGGGCCCGGATTTTGCGCCTACCAGCCCTGGCAGATCGCGGATCGCACGGATTGCCTGTTCAGCATTATCCACAATGAACCCCGTCACGCCATGCTCGATCACTTCCGGGACCGACCCAGCACGGTAGGCGATCACAGGCGTCCCGCAAGC from Bradyrhizobium sp. B124 includes:
- a CDS encoding DUF1236 domain-containing protein, which codes for MPSLRRLSARPVPDTQPLCRSNRSTARASTITWPSTRFVRWKRGRGSSSVVPREVELEAVPADWGPSLTRYRYIYSGERVMLVDPQTRTVVQEVE